A genomic window from Roseovarius sp. THAF9 includes:
- a CDS encoding amidohydrolase, with translation MFSEAELAEAVAWRHDFHRHPELAFEEVRTSRKISQLLSGWGWSVYEGLARTGVVARLGHGPGIALRADMDALPINEVSTFEHRSTIPGRMHACGHDGHVAMLLLAARRLAEIDWKDRSITLIFQPAEENEGGARVMVREGLFNKFPCEAVYAIHNWPGLDVGKLVANDDRMMAAFSLFRVVLTGQSCHAAMPNQGNDVLAAAGRLVPMLQEVPTRRLSPHESAVVSITQLHGGHAFNVCPDRAELVGTLRWFGEESRGLLTQALEEVSNGVALAHGCESAIHFENSYPATINSAAHARLVCSLAEKTGLQPIQAPPSMASEDFSFMLNERPGAYIWLGAAKSDQNPMLHAPNFDFNDSVLAQGAELWVQLATQL, from the coding sequence ACTAGCCTTCGAGGAGGTCCGCACCTCTCGTAAAATAAGCCAACTTTTATCGGGGTGGGGCTGGAGCGTCTATGAGGGGCTCGCGCGTACGGGCGTTGTAGCGCGCCTTGGCCATGGTCCGGGAATTGCTCTCCGTGCCGATATGGATGCGCTACCGATCAACGAAGTAAGCACCTTTGAACATCGCTCTACCATTCCAGGACGAATGCATGCTTGTGGCCACGACGGCCACGTTGCTATGTTATTGCTTGCAGCTCGTCGGCTTGCAGAAATCGACTGGAAAGACCGCTCGATCACTCTTATTTTTCAGCCTGCTGAGGAAAATGAGGGTGGGGCGCGCGTGATGGTTAGGGAGGGATTATTCAATAAATTCCCATGTGAAGCTGTGTACGCTATTCACAATTGGCCTGGATTGGATGTAGGGAAGTTGGTCGCGAATGACGACCGTATGATGGCCGCGTTTTCTCTTTTTCGAGTGGTTTTGACCGGTCAAAGCTGTCATGCGGCGATGCCCAATCAAGGTAATGATGTGTTAGCCGCTGCGGGGCGTCTTGTGCCAATGCTGCAGGAAGTGCCAACCAGAAGGCTTTCCCCCCATGAATCGGCAGTCGTTTCAATTACCCAACTTCATGGAGGTCATGCCTTCAACGTTTGCCCTGACAGGGCGGAATTAGTAGGCACGCTACGGTGGTTTGGGGAAGAAAGCAGAGGCCTGCTAACCCAGGCATTGGAAGAGGTCTCCAATGGCGTTGCCTTGGCCCATGGTTGTGAATCTGCAATCCATTTCGAGAACTCTTACCCCGCGACAATTAATAGCGCCGCTCATGCAAGGCTGGTATGTAGCCTAGCTGAAAAGACTGGGTTGCAACCTATTCAAGCGCCACCAAGTATGGCTTCTGAGGATTTTTCGTTTATGCTGAACGAGCGTCCCGGTGCATATATCTGGCTCGGCGCTGCGAAGTCTGACCAGAACCCTATGCTGCACGCTCCGAATTTCGATTTTAACGATTCTGTATTGGCTCAAGGTGCCGAACTATGGGTGCAGTTGGCTACGCAGTTATAA